CATTCCTAACATCGATTTATAATGGTAAATCAATCCAAAAAAATGCTTGTTGCCGGTATGCTGCTCACCGGTATGCTGGCTAATTACACCGGTCGAGCACAAGTGCAAAGTACCTCTCAAACCCAATCGCAACCGCAAAAAACTACCTGGACCTTACAAGAATGCGTGGAATATGGCTTAGAGCATAATTTGCTTTTAAAACAATCCGGCTTAAACCGGGAACTGGCATTTATAAACGCCAAACAAGCCCGTAATAACGTATTGCCTACTGTGGGGGCAAGTACTTCGTACAGCTTTAACTCGGGTTTAAATAATGACCCTACTACCGGGGTTTTGGTGAACAGCAATACCCGAACTAACAACATTCAGGTAAATGCCAACGTGCCGGTTTTTAATGGATTTCAATTGCGCAACTCCATTAAACAAACGTACCTGAATTACCAGGCTTCGCTTTCAGATTTAGAAAAGACTCAGAATGATGTGCTGTTAAACATTGTTTCGCAATACTTAGAAATAATATTGAGCGACGAATTATTAGCTGCCGCCAAATTGCAATTGGCCAGTTCTAAAGACCAGGCTGCCCGCACCCAAAAGCTTTTTCAGGCGGGTAGTGTGGCCGAAAACAACGTTTTTGAGATTAATTCCCAAATCGCTACCGACGAGGTAAGCATTATTAATGCCCAAAACCGGCGCGATATTGCGGCGGTTAACTTAATGCAATTGCTGGATTTGCAAAATTTACCTGATTTTAAAGTAGTAAAGCCGGACATTAAAGATCCGGATGAAGATGTTATTACTTTCAACGCCGATAATGTATTTGATGTAGCCCAGCAGCGCATGCCCGAAATTAAAGCGGCAGATCTACGGGCTCAAAGTGCATTGGTGGGCGTTAAAGTATCCCAGGGTGCCTTGCTGCCGCAATTATCCTTGGGTGGAAATTTTAATACGGCTCATTTTAACCTGCTGAAGGACCGGGTGGTAGATCAAGGGCCAGAAGTAACTACCTTAGCCACCGTTGGTTTTGTAAATGGCGACCCTAATTTACCAGTCACTACCGCCATTACCCGCAGACAGCCGGTGGTGGAAGATTATACATATTTTACCCAATTACAGGATAACCGCGGTATTGGGTTGTTTTTAAATTTAAGCATTCCAATCTTTAATGGCTTCAGTGCCCGAAACGGCGTGTTACGCTCAAAAATTAATCACAAGAATGCCGTTTTAAATACCGAAATTACCCGCAACCAGCTCCGGCAAACCATTCAACAATCATACGCCGATGCGGTGGCGGCGCAAAAACGATTTATTGCCATGAAAAAGCAGTTAGAATCGTTTCAGCTAACGTTCCGGAACGCCGAAATCCGGTTCAACAATGGGGTTCTCAATTCAACGGATTACAACGTGGCCCGCAATAACTTTACCCGAGCGCAACTGGATCTAATACAGGCAAAGTACGAGTACACCTTCCGATTAAAAGTTTTAGATTTCTATCAAGGTAAAAAAATAACTTTCTAGCTTATTTAACCCGCAACACTAATGGCGAAAAGAAAATCAAACCGCTTATTATATATATTAGGAGCTATAGCACTGTTATTAATAACGGGTCTGGCCGTGGCAAAAAAACAAGGCTGGATAGGAAAGCCTAACGGCGTAGAAGTAACGGTAGCCAAAGCCAAGCAAACTAAAATTATTGAAAAAGTAAGTGCCTCGGGCAAGGTGCAGCCCGAAGTAGAAGTAAAAATTAGTCCGGACGTATCCGGTGAAATCACGGAATTACACGTAAAAGAAGGCGACTCCGTGGTAAAAGGGCAATTATTGCTGCGTATACGGGCCGATAATTACAAATCGATGGTAGAAGCCCAGCAAGCCCGGGTAAATACCGAACGGGCTAACCTGGCCCAGGCCAAAGCGCAATTGTCGCAGTTAATTGCCAGCAGCACTAACATACGCCTAACCCACGAGCGGAACGTAGAATTGTTTAAGCAAAAAGTGATTTCGCAGGCCGATTTTGACCAGAGCAAAGCGCAGTACGAAGCCAGTTTACAGGAAATTGAATCGACGCGCCAGCGAGTCCGGGCATCGGAATTTAATTTAAAAAGCGCCCAGGCCAGCTTAAACGATGCCAACGAAAACCTCCGGAAAACCACCATTTACGCGCCCGTGAGCGGCACCATTTCTAAATTAAGCGTAGAACGTGGCGAACGGGTAGTAGGAACATCGCAAATGGCGGGTACCGAAATGCTCCGGATTGCCAACTTAAACTCCATGGAAGTACGGGTAAATGTTAACGAAAACGATATCATCCGGGTAGGTCTCGGCGATTCGGCCATCGTGGAAGTAGACTCCTACTCCAACGACGATACCAAGTTCCGAGGCGTAGTTACGGCCATAGCCAACACCGCTAAAGATGCCACCACCCTGGAGGCTGTTACCGAGTTTGAAGTGCGTATCCGGTTGTTAAGCGATTCTTACAATAATTTAAAAAAGAAACATGCTACTCCTTTCCGGCCGGGCATGACGGCTTCCGTGGATATTATTACCGAACAAAAAGACAATGTTTTATCGGTACCTTTAGCGGCCGTAACCACGCGCAACGAAAACGGCGAAGGAACCAACAACTCCGCGCCACCGGCCAATCAGCAAAACCAAAACCAGGACAACGCAAACAACAAAGCCAAATCTGATGCTGCCAACGACAAATTGAAAGAAGTAATTTTTGTGCAGGAAAACGGCAAAGCCAAAATGGTGGAAGTTAAAACCGGAATCAGCGATTTTGACAATATTGAAATTACCAGCGGCTTAAAACCCGGTCAGGAAGTAATTTCGGGTCCGTTCCGGGCAGTAACCTCTCAGTTAAAAAATGGTACGGCTGTTATTGTGAAAGATGAAAAATCTTTGAACAAAACAGGAGGCGATGAAAAAGAAGGTAATTCTTAAAAATTAAGCATAATTTAATTTCTGAAGGGTAGCTAATGGCTACCCTTTTTTATTGAACCAAATTAGTACCACCAGCTAAAGCTAGTGGCAATGCACTACTGATGGGAATACAAACACCTTCAATGTAAAGTAATTACAAGCCGGAAAATTTAAAATTTTAAAAAATTATTAAACGGTATACCCTGACTTTATGCTTTTGCAACTGGATTTTACAATTGGTAATTATTAAAAGTAAAAACCTTGTCCTAATTTTAGAACTTAATACATCTACTGGATACTATAACTTAAAACTAAATCCTTGGAAAGCGTAGCGGTAATTGGTGGCGGCAGTTGGGCTACTGCCCTGGTAAAAATAATTTCGGAAAACAAAAATCCGGTAAAATGGTGGTTCCGGCACGCAGCCGATGTAGCGCATTTACAAACTTACCGGCATAATGCCCGGTATTTAAGCGGCGTTACTTTCGACTTGCAGTTTGTAGAACCTTCTACGGATTTAGCAGCGGTTATTAAACAAGCAAAGTGGGTTATTTTAGCGGTGCCCGCCGCTTTTGTAGAATCGGTTTTACAGAATTTACCAGCAGATATTTTCTCGGGCAAGTTTTTGGTGTCGGCTATTAAAGGTATGATTCCCGAAAAAAACTGCCTGGTAACGGAATACCTACAAACAAATTTTAGGGTACCCATGAATCAGCAATGCGTAATTGCCGGACCTTGCCACGCCGAAGAAGTAGCCCTGGAAAAACAATCGTATTTAAGCATTGGCGCTTTAGATAAGGAATTAGCCGAAAGTTTTTGCGCTTTGCTGCGCAACCGGTACGTGCGGGCTACGCCGGTAGAAGATATTTATGGCATTGAATACTGCGCCGTCATGAAAAATATTATTGCGCTGGCCTGTGGCATTGCCCATGGTTTAAACTACGGCGATAACTTTCAGGCGGTGATGGTTTCTAATGCCATGCAGGAGATTGAAGCATTTTTGCAGGCCATCCACCCAGGAGCGCGTAATTTAAGCGGATCCGCGTACCTCGGCGATTTACTCGTAACCGCGTACTCCCAATTTAGCCGGAACCGTACTTTTGGTAATATGGTAGGCCGGGGTTATTCGGTAAAATCGGCACAGGTAGAAATGAACATGATTGCCGAAGGTTATTACGCCGTTAAAATTATTCATGAGCTGAATAAAAAGCTGCGGGTACCTATGCCTATTACTTCGGCCGCTTATAACATTCTCTACGAGCGCATTTCACCGCCCATAGAGATTGCCATCTTAAAAGAAAAATTTCACTAATTAATTTAAAACTGATTTAGATACCGGGTAAATTTTTTAAATTTTTATGATTTAGCTGACCCACATTTATTTAATCGTATTGCAGCAGAAGAGAACTTATTTTGCCGGCGCTGTTTTGTTTGCCACTTACGCTTAAACCTACCCGGGGAGCCCGGTCCCAGCGGGGTAAATACGAACTGTCTACATTAGGTACTTCCAGCGTGTTGGTTTTGCCGGCTTTGTGTTTCCAGGAAAATTGGTAATTCTTTCCTTTTTTGCTCCATAATGTCAGGTAAACGGGAGTTTTGTTATCCGGTAAAGATTGCTTTTTTAAAATTTTCTTGTTTCCGTCTTTTATCTGCCAAAGTTCCAATGACTCCTGGCTCACTCCAAATCCTAAGGCGTTTTTAGCATCGCCGTAAATACAAATGCTTTGTAAAACTTCTGCTTGGGGCACTACTTCGGTGGTAAAAGTATAAGTGCCTTTTTTAATTACCATGCCTAAAAAACTACCAACCGGTAATACGCTATTATTCTTGATTTGCAAATAGCCCTTGTTCACGGTATACGCTGGTAAGGGCTGGCTTACATCCCAAACCCAAGGAATATGCTGAGGTTTTTTTTTAAAATCTGCCGCTACATTCAGGTTTTGCTGCTGCACCACTTTTACTGGCGCTTCTGCTTGCACCGGCGTATTAATGCCGTATTTAAAAGTGGGCCAACCTGTGTTGTTATCCCAAACTAATTCGCTTAATACCCCCTGCCGACCGGCGTAAGTGAAGTCGGTGCCGTTGTAGGCGTGGTGCAGGTAAAAGTAGCGGTTATCCGGGGTAGTTACTACGGTGCCGTGGCCGGGACATTTCCAGTTTTCATCGCCTTTTAAAATGGGGTTACCGGAAAATTTTTCCCAGGGACCTTGTAATTTTTCGGCGCGGGCAATGCCTACCTGGTAATCACATTCGGGACCGCAGCAGGTATTGCCGGAATAGGTCATGTAAAAATATTTGCCTTTTTTAAATATAGCTTGTCCTTCGGCTCCGCCGGCTTCCCAGTTGTTCGGTTCGGCTTGCAACAAAGTAAATACATTGCCGGTATCTTTAAGGCCATCGGGGGTGAGCTCGCGGCCGAGTATCTGGATGGCTTTGCCTTTGTCCAGGCCATAGGCTTTCCAGGTAATATACAATTTACCAGCATCTTCCAACACAAAGGCATCAATGGCTTCGCTGGTCCATTCCAGTAAACAACCGTGATCGGTAAAACCTTTGCTTAAATCTTTGCTTGTGGCCACCCCAATGTAAGAACGCTGATCGGTTTTACGGCGCGCGGTGTAATACACAAAAAAAGTATTGTTGCGGTAATACAGTTCGGGCGCCCAATAACTGCCCATGGTCCAGTCGGGTAAACTTTTAAAAACCGGACCTACATACTGCCAGTTCACTAAATCTTTAGATTGATAAATGGGATAAGCCGGGCCCCATTCCGAAGAAGTGCCAACTGCGTAGTAAGTATTTCCTACCCGGATAACAGATGGATCAGCAAAGTCGCCCGCAATTACCGGATTTTGATACATACCCGGAGTTTTAGATTGCGCTATACTATTTAAACAAACAAAACTCAAAATCAGGCATATTAAATAATGCTTCATAGTGTAAGCGGTAAATAATTTTTTTTAAAATTTTGTTTTTGAAATGGGTTATTCCCGGAGCGAAACTAATTTAATTTTACTGGTTAGCCAATTCAGCCGTGGCACGCGTATGTTGGCTTTAACCCTTTTGGTTAATAATCAGAATCGTGTATACAAATTAAATTTTTATATTTTACTTTCGCCTGGCAATTTCAAACGCTTAAAAATCTGAAACTAATTACACATCCGCCAGTTTGATGCAGGAAAATTAAATAATCAGACTATTATTGTGAACCCACATGGCTACAGGCGCCCTGCAAAGGCAAGCACCGATGGCGGCGGACTACGGTATAAAATGAAAAAACTACTTTCGTTAGCGCAAATGCTTTTTACTTTAACCATACCCGGGTGCGGGCAAAATGCATTTGACCGGCAACTTAAATTATTATACAAACAAACGGTACCCCTCATTCAACCAGATCAACTTACAAGTCTTTACCAACAAAAAACGCCTTTTATATTACTGGATACACGCTCTCCGGCCGAATACGAGGTTAGCCACTTGCCGCAAGCCAGGTTTGTTAATTACAAACCTTTTACTTTATCTGAATTAGAGGATATAAATCCGAATATGCCGGTTATTCTTTATTGCTCGGTGGGGGTGCGGAGCGAAAAAATCGGGGAAAAGTTACAAGAAGCGGGTTTTAAGAATATTCGTAATTTGTACGGCGGCATCTTTACCTGGAAAAACCAGGGGCACCCGGTTGTAGATCGTTATAATCAACCTACCGAAAAAGTGCATGCCTATAACCGGGTGTGGGGCATTTGGCTGAAAAAAGGAATTAAAGTTTATGAATAAAAAACTGTTATTAATTTTTGTAAAAAATGCCGTATTGGGTAAGGTTAAAAGCCGTTTAGCAGCTACACTGGGTTCCGAAAAAGCGCTGGAAATATATCAATTACTTTTACAAAAAACCTTTGAAGTTACCGTGGCTTTGCCGGTAACAAAGGCCGTATATTACTCTGATTATGTAACCGAAGATTTATTTAAACCGCCGTATTACGAAAAGTACATTCAATCGGAAGGTGATTTGGGGGAGCGGATGCAAAATGCCTTTGCCCAAGCCTTTGCCGCCGGTTACGAGCAGGTTTGTATAATTGGCAGCGATTGCTTCGAACTCACCGAATCTATTATTGAACAAGCGTTTGAAAAACTAGCGCAGAACGATGTGGTGATTGGGCCGGCAGTAGACGGCGGTTATTACTTGTTAGGCCTTAAATCGATGCAGGAATCTTTTTTTAAAAATAAAAACTGGAGCACCGATACGGTATTGGAAGATACTTTAAACAATGTAAAAACAGCGGGCCAAACCGTAGCCTTACTGCCCCAATTAACCGACATTGATGAAGAAAAAGATTTAGTGACTATCCGTGGTTTAAATTTATAGTCACCGATAGCATAGAAGAAATTTAAAATATTTAAATTTTTAAAATTTACCGGTCTATTTTCCGGTTAATACCTTGCTGTTTGCACCCGCCTGTTCTCTAATAAAAAAGCTTTGGTTTACTGTACGAACTAGATAGTACTGTAAACCAAAGCTTTTTTTAAAAGTTTATTTTACAACAAAGGCAGGATATTATCCATGGGGGTTTCGCCCTTGAAAGCTTTTACCAATTTACCTTGCTCCGAATAAATAAAAATGGATGGCGCCGGTATTGCCCCAAATTCCTGCAGAATATTACTGTTCGGTGTTTGCGCATAAGATATGTTGGGCCCCGATAAATTGTATTTCATAAAAAACTGCTGCATTTGGTCCATGGGGGCCGGCGAAACAAAATACACGTTGTAATTGGCAAAGGCCGGTAAATGCTTTTGCATCTCGTTGGCCTCGCGCTGGCAATGCTCGCAGTCTGGTTCAAAGAAAATAATAATTGTTTTGCCTTTTAATTCCTTCGTAGAAAGTTTGGTCTGGTCGGGTTTGAGTAAAGGTAAATTGGGTAAATCGTTTTGGAGCGCCAGGGGGGCACTGGCTTGCACCGGTGTGTTGGTGTCTTCTTCTAATACGGTTTGTTTACGACTCACAAACATCCATCCTACAATTCCGGCAATTACAATTATAATCAATAATACTTTTTTATTCATTTTAACAAGTATAGGTGTTGGGCAATAAACTTATAAAGCTTTTGTATAAATACAATACTTCTGGTTCATCAAAACTTTAAAAAACTTTGGAGTAGGTAGGCGCTTTATCTAAATCCCGGATTTGCGCCCAGTAGGCCGGGGGCAAAATACTTTTTTTTAAAATTTCGTCCAATTTTAAAATCCGGCTAAATTTATACAGCGCCACTACCGGCTTTAACAAAGCAGTTTTACCCGGAAATAGCATGGTTTTTACCCGCAGCGGTACAATTAAAAGCTGTCCTTGTTTTAGTAAATAAAAGCGAAACAAACCTAAATGTTTTTGGTATTGGCGATACAAATCCGTGGTAAAATTACTAATCATTAAATCTTGCTGCAGATGATCTTCCCGCATCATTAGCCACTCCGGGTAATTTTCGGGTAAGTTTTTAATTTGCATCCGTTGGCTTACCTGCAAAAAAACCGAGCATACTTCTGCTTTCTCTTTTTGGGTTAAGGGGCGGTGCATTAATTCATGAGCTCGGATAGAGTAATCTATCAGCATAAACAAAACATCACGGTAAGCCCAATCTGGTATTTTAAAGCCTCGTTTCGCTTCCACGGCAGCGTGGATAGCAGCCATTTTATCAATAGTTTTAAGCGCATCTTCTTTCTCCGAAAATACGATTAAGCGTGCATACGCCACCGTTGAAAATAGACGGCCGAGCGGATCAGCAGGCAATCGTCCCGTGAAGTACAGCCAATCTACAGCTTTGTTTAAAGCGAACTCCGCCGCGGCACCCGCAAAAATAAACAAAATGGTATCGCTGTTCCCCCAAATCTGCCGAACTACCGAACCTTCCGCTACAAAATACTTCATGCTACTAAAACGCTTTTGCCGGTATGATTGTGTTGTGGAAAATAAAATTTTTAAAATTTAACATTTTAACCACAATCGGATTCTTGATTAATGGCAAAACGAAAGAAAAGCATTTATAAAAAGTTGGGCCAATTTAATTTACTTCGGAATTGCCATTTTTAATGATACAAAAAAAAGCCGCTTTACTTTATGCAAAGCGGCTTTTTAACCTGCTAAACAGGCAAATATAATCTACCCGTAATTAATTCCAGCCACCACCTAAGGCGCGATAGATATTAACCATGGCATTCATTTGCTGCATTTTGGTTTCTACTAAATCAAACCTTGATTCTAAAGCATCCCTCTGCGTCATTAAAACTTCCATGTAATCGGCCCGGGCCGAAGTAAACAACGTATTGGATATATCTATCGACTGGTTTAAAGCTTCTACTTCTTTCGCTTTTAAATCATAACTTTTTTCCAGGTTATTGATTTTAGCCAGTTGATTAACTACCTCCATGTTCGCGTTTAAAATGGTACGCTCGTAATTGTATACGGCCTGAATTTGTTGCGCATTGGCACTGCTGTATAATGATTTAATCGCATTTCTGTTCACCAATGGCGCCGCCAAATCGCCGGCTAAAGTATAGAGCAAAGATTCTGGCTTAAACAAATAAGTTGGGTTAAATGCCTGATACCCTATTCCGGCCGAAATACCTAACGATGGATAGAACTGCGCTTTTGCAATTTTAACGTCTAGCTTGGCCGCCGCTAAGTTTAATTCGGCTTTTTTAATATCCGGACGATTAAATAGCAATTGCGCCGGAATACCTGCATGAACGGCATTTGGTACTAAATCTACAAAACTTTGCGTAGTCCTTGCCACCGGCTGCGGGTACCGACCCACTAAAAAGTTAATCCGGTTTTCGGTTTCAGTAATTTTTTGTTGGATGTCGTACTGCAAACTTTGGGTATTGAGCACCTGCGCCTGAAACCGCCGCACCGCCAGCTCCGTTACCCGGGTGGCTTCTTTCTGCAGTTTTACAATTTCCAGGGCATTGCTTTGCAATTTAATATTCTGCTGCACAATGGCTAACTGGTTGTCCAGGGCCAGCAATTCGTAATACGAATTAGCAATTTCGGCAATCAGATTGGTCACCATAAAGTTCCGGCCTTCAACACTGGCTAAATACCGGCTTACCGCGGCTCTTTTAGCATTGTGCAGCTTATTCCAGATGTCTATTTCCCAGTTAGCATAGGCGCCCACTAAAAAATCTGGCAAGGGTTCGGGCATTTCTTTTTCCGGTTTAATTTCGGTGGTAGCTTCCATTGCCCCGATATTGGTAAAGCGCGCTACCTTATCCAGACCGGCTCCGCCTCTTATACCCACAAATGGCAAGTACTCCCCTTTTCTGGCGCGTATTTCGTTCCGGGAAATAGCAATCTCCTGCAGCGTAATATTTAGTTCCTGGTTGTGCTGCAGTGCGGTATCAATGAGCGCCGTCAGGTTGGGATCGGTGAAAAATTCTTTCCAACGCAATTTTGCGGTATTCACCGTATCCTGCGAGTTGCTGTAACTCGCAGGCATTGTTGTGTTGGCATTTTTTTGTACTAAATTCGGCAAACTACAAGCCGTATAGGACAGGGAAATAAAAGCTATTCCCACCCATTTTAAAAATTTTTTATTACGCATGGTTTTCACTTTCTTCTAAGAGGGGAAATTTGTCAATGGAATGAACGTAGTCTTCGGTTAATGGTGACTCTTCTTCATCTCTGATTAGATGACGGCCATCGGCCAAATGACCAAAAATGTAATACAGACCAGGCACAATAATTACCCCGAATACCGTTCCGAAGAACATACCACCCAAGGCAGATGCACCAATAGTCCGGTTACCAATAGCTCCTGCGCCCGTAGCAATAATTAATGGTATCAAACCAGCAATAAAGGCGAAAGAAGTCATCAGAATTGGCCGGAAACGTACCTTTGCCCCTTCAATGGCGGCATCGAAAATAGTGGCTCCCTCCTGTCGCTTCTGCACCGCAAATTCCACAATAAGCACGGCGTTTTTACCGAGCAACCCAATTAACATGATGAGCCCTACCTGGGCATAAATGTTATTTTCCAGGCCCATTAATTTGAGTAGCATAAAGGAACCAAACACCCCTACCGGCAACGAAAACACTACCGCCAACGGAATTATAAAGCTCTCGTACTGGGCGGCCAAAACAAAGTACACGAAGGCCAACACAATCAGGAACACATACAGCGACTCATTTCCTCGAATGGACTCGTCATAGGATAAACCTTCCCAGGCAATATCGTAGCCTTTAGGTAAAGTAGTGGCAGCCACTTCCTGGATAGCGTGAATAGCATCGGCGGTGGTATATCCTTTAGCTGGTAAGCCTTGGATGGCAGCCGAGTTGTACAGGTTAAACCGGGTAATTTCGTTGGGTCCCTGCCCTTTTACCAACTTCATGAAGGAAGAGTACGGCACCATTTCGCCGGCATCATTTTTTACATAAAGCTTTAATAAATCCGAAGGCAATCTTCTGAATTTAGGATCAGACTGGACGTAAACTTTAAAAAACTGGTTAAACTTAATGAAGCCTTGTTCATAGGTACTACCAATTAAAATGTTCAGGTTGTCCATGGCTTTTCCAATAGATACCCCTTTTTGCATGGCCAGATTATTGTCTATCTGCAATTCATACTGCGGGTAGTTAGCCGCGAAAAAGGTAAATAAACCGGCAAGTTCTGGCCGCTTCCGCAGATTATCCATAAATTCCTGGTTCACTTTATCGAACTCGTGGTAGTCGGTATCCGAATTTTTATCCAACAAACGCATAGAAAAACCACCGGATGAACCAAAGCCCGGAATAGCTGGTGGTTCAAAAAACTCGATTACCGCACCCAAACCTTTGGATTCTTCTTCCAGTTCTTCCATGATTTCTTTCACGTTGTGCTTGCGTTGCGACCATGGTTTTAAGTTAATTAAACAAGTTCCCGCGTTAGAACCGCGGCCCTCGGTCATAATTTCGTAACCGGCCAAAGAAGATACCGATTCTACCCCATCTATCTCTTCGCATATTTTCTGAAGTCTTTGCGAAACCTGGTTGGTTTTTTCCAGGGTAGAGCCGGGCGGGGTTTGAATAATAGCATAAATGGTACTCTGGTCTTCGTTAGGGATAAAGCCCGCCGGTAAAATTTGATTTTCGTAGAAAATACCGGCTCCAAAGGCCAGTAAGATTCCAAAAGTAAGCCACCTGCGGCTAACCATATGTCTTAATAAGCCCACGTATCTGCCGGTGAGTTTATCAAATCCCCGGTTAAAGCTATCAAGTGCCCGGGTAAGCAGATTCCTCTTCTTGGCGTGCCCATGATGATTTTTCAATAACATGGCGCATAATACCGGAGTAAGGGTAAGCGCAATTAAGGCCGAGATAACAATGGAGCTGGCCATGGTAATAGAAAACTGCCGGTAAAAAGTACCAACTGGTCCGGACATAAACGAGATAGGTAAAAATACGGAAACCATTACCGCCGTAATCGCGATAATCGCACCGCTGATTTCGCCGAGTACTTTCTTCACGGCGCTGTACGGAGACAGGTGCGGCTCTTCTTC
The sequence above is a segment of the Adhaeribacter swui genome. Coding sequences within it:
- a CDS encoding TolC family protein — protein: MVNQSKKMLVAGMLLTGMLANYTGRAQVQSTSQTQSQPQKTTWTLQECVEYGLEHNLLLKQSGLNRELAFINAKQARNNVLPTVGASTSYSFNSGLNNDPTTGVLVNSNTRTNNIQVNANVPVFNGFQLRNSIKQTYLNYQASLSDLEKTQNDVLLNIVSQYLEIILSDELLAAAKLQLASSKDQAARTQKLFQAGSVAENNVFEINSQIATDEVSIINAQNRRDIAAVNLMQLLDLQNLPDFKVVKPDIKDPDEDVITFNADNVFDVAQQRMPEIKAADLRAQSALVGVKVSQGALLPQLSLGGNFNTAHFNLLKDRVVDQGPEVTTLATVGFVNGDPNLPVTTAITRRQPVVEDYTYFTQLQDNRGIGLFLNLSIPIFNGFSARNGVLRSKINHKNAVLNTEITRNQLRQTIQQSYADAVAAQKRFIAMKKQLESFQLTFRNAEIRFNNGVLNSTDYNVARNNFTRAQLDLIQAKYEYTFRLKVLDFYQGKKITF
- a CDS encoding TolC family protein, encoding MRNKKFLKWVGIAFISLSYTACSLPNLVQKNANTTMPASYSNSQDTVNTAKLRWKEFFTDPNLTALIDTALQHNQELNITLQEIAISRNEIRARKGEYLPFVGIRGGAGLDKVARFTNIGAMEATTEIKPEKEMPEPLPDFLVGAYANWEIDIWNKLHNAKRAAVSRYLASVEGRNFMVTNLIAEIANSYYELLALDNQLAIVQQNIKLQSNALEIVKLQKEATRVTELAVRRFQAQVLNTQSLQYDIQQKITETENRINFLVGRYPQPVARTTQSFVDLVPNAVHAGIPAQLLFNRPDIKKAELNLAAAKLDVKIAKAQFYPSLGISAGIGYQAFNPTYLFKPESLLYTLAGDLAAPLVNRNAIKSLYSSANAQQIQAVYNYERTILNANMEVVNQLAKINNLEKSYDLKAKEVEALNQSIDISNTLFTSARADYMEVLMTQRDALESRFDLVETKMQQMNAMVNIYRALGGGWN
- a CDS encoding NAD(P)H-dependent glycerol-3-phosphate dehydrogenase is translated as MESVAVIGGGSWATALVKIISENKNPVKWWFRHAADVAHLQTYRHNARYLSGVTFDLQFVEPSTDLAAVIKQAKWVILAVPAAFVESVLQNLPADIFSGKFLVSAIKGMIPEKNCLVTEYLQTNFRVPMNQQCVIAGPCHAEEVALEKQSYLSIGALDKELAESFCALLRNRYVRATPVEDIYGIEYCAVMKNIIALACGIAHGLNYGDNFQAVMVSNAMQEIEAFLQAIHPGARNLSGSAYLGDLLVTAYSQFSRNRTFGNMVGRGYSVKSAQVEMNMIAEGYYAVKIIHELNKKLRVPMPITSAAYNILYERISPPIEIAILKEKFH
- a CDS encoding TIGR04282 family arsenosugar biosynthesis glycosyltransferase, which encodes MNKKLLLIFVKNAVLGKVKSRLAATLGSEKALEIYQLLLQKTFEVTVALPVTKAVYYSDYVTEDLFKPPYYEKYIQSEGDLGERMQNAFAQAFAAGYEQVCIIGSDCFELTESIIEQAFEKLAQNDVVIGPAVDGGYYLLGLKSMQESFFKNKNWSTDTVLEDTLNNVKTAGQTVALLPQLTDIDEEKDLVTIRGLNL
- a CDS encoding oxygenase MpaB family protein: MKYFVAEGSVVRQIWGNSDTILFIFAGAAAEFALNKAVDWLYFTGRLPADPLGRLFSTVAYARLIVFSEKEDALKTIDKMAAIHAAVEAKRGFKIPDWAYRDVLFMLIDYSIRAHELMHRPLTQKEKAEVCSVFLQVSQRMQIKNLPENYPEWLMMREDHLQQDLMISNFTTDLYRQYQKHLGLFRFYLLKQGQLLIVPLRVKTMLFPGKTALLKPVVALYKFSRILKLDEILKKSILPPAYWAQIRDLDKAPTYSKVF
- a CDS encoding glycoside hydrolase family 43 protein produces the protein MKHYLICLILSFVCLNSIAQSKTPGMYQNPVIAGDFADPSVIRVGNTYYAVGTSSEWGPAYPIYQSKDLVNWQYVGPVFKSLPDWTMGSYWAPELYYRNNTFFVYYTARRKTDQRSYIGVATSKDLSKGFTDHGCLLEWTSEAIDAFVLEDAGKLYITWKAYGLDKGKAIQILGRELTPDGLKDTGNVFTLLQAEPNNWEAGGAEGQAIFKKGKYFYMTYSGNTCCGPECDYQVGIARAEKLQGPWEKFSGNPILKGDENWKCPGHGTVVTTPDNRYFYLHHAYNGTDFTYAGRQGVLSELVWDNNTGWPTFKYGINTPVQAEAPVKVVQQQNLNVAADFKKKPQHIPWVWDVSQPLPAYTVNKGYLQIKNNSVLPVGSFLGMVIKKGTYTFTTEVVPQAEVLQSICIYGDAKNALGFGVSQESLELWQIKDGNKKILKKQSLPDNKTPVYLTLWSKKGKNYQFSWKHKAGKTNTLEVPNVDSSYLPRWDRAPRVGLSVSGKQNSAGKISSLLLQYD
- a CDS encoding rhodanese-like domain-containing protein; translated protein: MKKLLSLAQMLFTLTIPGCGQNAFDRQLKLLYKQTVPLIQPDQLTSLYQQKTPFILLDTRSPAEYEVSHLPQARFVNYKPFTLSELEDINPNMPVILYCSVGVRSEKIGEKLQEAGFKNIRNLYGGIFTWKNQGHPVVDRYNQPTEKVHAYNRVWGIWLKKGIKVYE
- a CDS encoding peroxiredoxin family protein — protein: MNKKVLLIIIVIAGIVGWMFVSRKQTVLEEDTNTPVQASAPLALQNDLPNLPLLKPDQTKLSTKELKGKTIIIFFEPDCEHCQREANEMQKHLPAFANYNVYFVSPAPMDQMQQFFMKYNLSGPNISYAQTPNSNILQEFGAIPAPSIFIYSEQGKLVKAFKGETPMDNILPLL
- a CDS encoding efflux RND transporter periplasmic adaptor subunit, with the protein product MAKRKSNRLLYILGAIALLLITGLAVAKKQGWIGKPNGVEVTVAKAKQTKIIEKVSASGKVQPEVEVKISPDVSGEITELHVKEGDSVVKGQLLLRIRADNYKSMVEAQQARVNTERANLAQAKAQLSQLIASSTNIRLTHERNVELFKQKVISQADFDQSKAQYEASLQEIESTRQRVRASEFNLKSAQASLNDANENLRKTTIYAPVSGTISKLSVERGERVVGTSQMAGTEMLRIANLNSMEVRVNVNENDIIRVGLGDSAIVEVDSYSNDDTKFRGVVTAIANTAKDATTLEAVTEFEVRIRLLSDSYNNLKKKHATPFRPGMTASVDIITEQKDNVLSVPLAAVTTRNENGEGTNNSAPPANQQNQNQDNANNKAKSDAANDKLKEVIFVQENGKAKMVEVKTGISDFDNIEITSGLKPGQEVISGPFRAVTSQLKNGTAVIVKDEKSLNKTGGDEKEGNS